From the genome of Salmonella enterica subsp. houtenae serovar Houten:
TAGTGGCGCAATTCATCACTGGCTTCGGTGAGTTGGATAGTGGCCTCTTCCAGCATATCCAGGATGCCGGAAAGCTTGCTGTCCATACCCACCAGCTCGCCGACCAGTTGTTTTGCGCTATATAGCTGGCTTTGCAGGTTAACGTCTTCGCCATCCGCGAGTAGCGCCAGAGCGTTCTGGCTGGTCGTAAGCAACTGCCCGCTGTTGGCCAGCCGTTTGTACTCTTCGTCAATTTGCTCGAATTCGCCAGCCTGCGGGTTAAAGTCGTTCAACTCTTTTAACTGATATTGCAGCAGTTCCGCGCGCGCGGCGCGCTCCTGGCTTTGTTGCTGGTGGTGGGCGAGATCGCGGCAGCTTTGATGCCATAATTGGTAGCGGGCGGCCATCTGCTGCGCTAAAGCGGCTTCGTTGGCATAGCTATCCAGCAGCGATTTTTGCTGTTCGGATTTGGTAAGCTGCTGGTGCGCATGTTGACCATGAATTTGAATCAGCAACTGACCGAGCTCGCGCAATTGAGACAGGGGCACAGCGGTGCCGTTAATAAAGCCCCGTGAGCGGCCATCGCTGCTGATGACGCGGCGAAGTAAGCATTCGCGCCCTTCTTCAAGCTGGTTTTCTTCCAGCCAGCGCAATGCCGCAGGCGTGTCTTTCAGCGCAAAGCGGGCACACAAATCGGCGCGGGTCGCTCCGGTACGGACCATATCGGCCTCAGCGCGACCGCCCAGACACAGACCCAGGGCATCAATCGCAATAGATTTGCCCGCGCCGGTTTCACCAGTAATGACGGTCATTCCGCTCTGAAAATCGATCTCAAGCTCACGAACGATAGCAAAATTGCTGATGGTCAGTTGCGCCAACATAGCTGTTTTCCTGTATGAAAAACCATAACTGTAATTAAATACAGTATAAACTGGTTTTTTATACAGTAAAGAGGCTAGCGTAAAATTAGAATAATTTTTTTGACCAGCCGAGTTTTGTGCTTAACGTATTGAAATAGCTATAGTCTTTTGGGTGTATCAGGTTGAGATGGTAGTCGCAGCGGCGAATCAGCACATCTTCTCCTTCCTGAATAGGCAGCGCTATCTGACTGTCGCAGCTAATTTCTAGATCGCTACGGCGATGCGAAAAACGCAGACGAATCGTGCTACTGCTGTTAATGACTAACGGGCGCGCCGACAGGGTATGCGGGAACATCGGCACCAGGGTGATCGCATCCAGTGACGGGGTCAGAATAGGGCCGCCTGCGGAGAGCGAATAGGCGGTAGAGCCGGTCGGCGTAGAGATGATCAGACCATCAGATCGCTGTGAAAAAGCGAAGGTTTCATCAATATAAACTTCAAACTCGATCATATGCGCCACTTTTCCCGGATGCAGCACCACTTCATTAATGGCAGTGCTGATACGCTTCTGGCGGTCCTGTTGGCAGACCTGCGCTTCCAGCAGAAAACGTTTTTCGGAGAGATAGCGACCTTCCAGCACATCAGATAATTGTTGCAGGGCGTTGTCCGGATCGAGATCGGTCAGAAAGCCAAGATTACCGCGGTTAATGCCAATCACATTGATGTCATAACGCGCCAGCGTACGCGCTGCGCCAAGCATATTGCCGTCGCCGCCCACGACTACCGCCAGATCCGCCTGTTGACCAATTTCCGCCAGCGTACCGGTTGGCACATTTTTTAGCTGTAATTCGTGGGCGATTTGTTGCTCCACAATGACCTCATAACCCTGAGCGCATAGCCAGCGGTAGAGCATTTCATGTGTCGTGAGTGCGGTGGGATGACGCGGATGCCCCACAATGCCGATACACTTGAAATGATTATTCATTTTTCTGAGGTCCTTGTAGCGAAGATTGATGACAATGTGAGTGCTTCCCTTGAAACCCTGAATCTGATCCCCATAATAAGCGAAGTTAGCGAGATGAATGCGAAAAAAAACGCGGAGAAATTCATGAGTAGTAAAGAACAGAAAACGCCTGAGGGGCAAGCCCCGGAAGAAATTATCATGGATCAGCACGAAGAGGTTGAGGCAGTTGAACCAAACGATTCTGCTGAGCAGGTGGATCCGCGCGATGAAAAAATTGCGAATCTGGAAGTTCAGCTTGCCGAAGCTCAGACTCGCGAACGCGACACCGTGTTGCGTATCAAAGCGGAAATGGAAAACCTGCGCCGTCGTACTGAACAGGATATCGAAAAAGCGCATAAATTCGCCCTGGAGAAGTTCGTCAACGAATTGCTGCCGGTAATCGATAGCCTGGATCGCGCGCTGGAAGTCGCCGACAAAGCCAATCCGGATATGACGGCAATGGTCGAAGGGATTGAGCTGACGCTGAAGTCTATGCTGGATGTGGTGCGTAAGTTCGGCGTGGAAGTGGTTGCTGAGACCAACGTGCCGCTGGATCCGAACGTGCATCAGGCGATTGCGATGGTGGAGTCGGAAGAGGTGCCGGCAGGCAATGTGCTGGGTATTATGCAGAAAGGCTATACGCTGAACGGTCGTACCATTCGCGCGGCGATGGTGACGGTTGCCAAAGCCAAAGGCTAATCGCTTCTCGTAGCGCCGGGTAGCGGTTAACGCCTTACCCGGCCTACTATCGCTATCCGTTTATTCCGCCACGCTTTCCCGCAACGGTTTTACCGGTACAACCTTCACCTGCTTAATCATATTTTCCTGTACGTCGAGAATATCGATATCGTACTGCTCAATGCGCACGCGAGTGCCAGCAACCGGAATTTCCTCCAGCGCCTCCAGAATCACCCCGTTGACGGTGCGCGCGTCATCTTCCGGCAGGTGCCAGTTAAACGCTTTATTGATTTCCCGGACGTTGGCGGTACCGTCAATAATGACCGAGCCATCGTTCTGCGGCGTGACTTCTTCCGCCAGTGTCGGCGACATCGACGTGGTGAAGTCGCCGACGATCTCTTCGAGAATATCTTCAACGGTGACCAGCCCTTGGATATCGCCATATTCGTTGACGACCAGTCCGACTTTCTTTTTATTGCGCTGAAATTTAATCAATTGCGTACTGAGCGGCGTACCTTCCGGGACGTAATAGATTTCATCGGCGGCGCGCAGCATCATCTCTTTGGTGAACTCTTTTTTCTCGGCCATTAACCGCCAGGCTTCACGTACGCGCAGCATACTGATGGCGTCATCCAGCGAATCGCGATAGAGCACAATGCGTCCGTGCGGCGAGTGGGTAAGCTGCCGCTCGATAGACTTCCAGTCGTCATTGATATCGATCCCGATAATTTCATTACGCGGCACCATGATGTCATCTACGCTGACTTTTTCCAGATCGAGAACCGACAGCAGCATATCCTGATTGCGGCGAGAGATTTGCGAACGGGATTCATGCACGATAGTGCGTAATTCCTCTTTACTTAACGACCCGCTGACTACGATGTCCGTTTTAATTCCCATCAGACGCATCAGCAGGCGGGTGATGGTGTTAAGTAACCACACCAGCGGCATCATCAGTATCTGTAACGGCGCAAGCAGGAAGCTGCTGGGATAGGCCACTTTTTCCGGATAGAGCGCGGCGATAGTTTTGGGCAGGACTTCGGCGAATATCAGTACGACGAATGTCAGTACGCCGGTGGCGATAGCCACGCCGGCGTCGCCGTAAAGCCGCATACCCACAATTGTGCCGAGCGCCGAGGCAAGAATGTTGACCAGGTTATTGCCGATCAGCACCAGACTTATCAGTCGGTCGGGTTTACGCAGTAATTTTTCTACCCGTTTTGCCGAACGATTACCTTGCTTTGCCATATGGCGTAAACGGTAACGGTTTAGCGTCATCATTCCAGTTTCGGAACCGGAAAAATAGGCCGAGATGACCACCATGATGATTAATATAATAATCAGCGTGGTGGTGGAGATGTGTTCCAGGGGAAACTCCTTTAAAAGCTTAGCTTACAAATTGCTGTAATATGCGGCTACCAAAATAGGCCAGCGTCAGAATACCCGCGCCTGCGACGTTAAACCACACGACCCGACGACCCCGCCAGCCCTCATGGTAATGCCCCCACAGCAGAACAATATAGACAAACCATGCCACGATAGAGAGCACGGCTTTATCGATATTTTCCATACTGAACAGGTTATGCATGTAAAACAGGCCGGTACACAGGGTAAGGGTCAGCAGTACGACGCCAATCTGCGTAATATGAAACATTTTGCGCTCAATGCTCATCAATGGCGGCATTTCATTACTAAACGCCAGCTTTTTGTTCTTCAACTGATAGTCGATCCACGCCAGTTGTAGCGCATACAGAGCGGCGATTATCAGCGTCGCATAAGAGAAAAGCGACAGTCCGATGTGCACCATCATGCCGGGGGTCGCTTCCAGATGCGTAATATATTCATTAGGCATGAACGTAGCGAAGGCCAGGTTAATCAGCGCAAAAGCATAGACAATGGGGAGAAGTAGCCAGCCGCGATTACGCGACGCGACAACGGTCATTACCGTGCAGATCATCAGGCTGACCAGCGAACCGACATTCAGTAGGCTCAGGTTTTGTCCACTGTCGCCGCCGGGCAGAATACGCGATTCCAGAGCGACAGCGTGGCACACCAGCGCGATGACCGCAGAAAGAATAGCCATACGCCGCCAGCCGTTGTTTTTTTGCAACAGTCCGGGAACGATCAGCGCGAGGCTGAAGGAGTAGGCGACAAGGGCAAGTAAAGCAAAAACGGGCATAGTTGTGTCGACAGTTGACCAGTGAGAAAGAGAAGCAGTATAGCGTTACGTGACCGCAGCTCCAACCGTTGCATAACAACAAAGACGGCTTCATGGTATACTGTGGCGAAATTCTGTAACTGTGTCGCTGCGGCGACCAACCGTTTCCACCCCAGGCGAGAGACAATGTTTGATAATTTAACCGATCGTTTGTCGCGCACGCTGCGCAATATCAGTGGCCGTGGGCGCCTTACTGAAGACAACGTTAAAGAGACGCTGCGCGAAGTGCGCATGGCGCTGCTGGAGGCTGACGTTGCGCTGCCGGTAGTGCGTGAGTTTATCAATCGCGTAAAAGAGAAAGCGGTTGGTCATGAAGTTAACAAGAGCCTGACCCCGGGGCAGGAGTTCGTCAAGATTGTCCGTAGCGAACTGGTTGCGGCGATGGGCGAAGAGAACCAGACGCTGAATCTCGCTGCGCAGCCGCCAGCCGTAGTATTGATGGCGGGTCTGCAAGGGGCGGGTAAAACCACCAGCGTCGGTAAGTTGGGTAAATTCTTGCGCGAGAAGCACAAGAAGAAAGTACTGGTCGTCTCTGCCGACGTCTATCGCCCGGCGGCGATCAAACAGCTCGAAACGCTGGCTGAGCAGGTTGGCGTGGATTTCTTCCCGTCTGATGTCGGCCAGAAACCGGTTGATATCGTCAACGCCGCGCTGAAAGAAGCGAAGCTCAAATTCTACGACGTGCTGCTGGTGGATACCGCCGGTCGTCTGCACGTTGACGAAGCGATGATGGACGAAATCAAACAGGTCCATGCCTCTATCAATCCGGTAGAAACGCTGTTTGTCGTCGATGCGATGACTGGTCAGGATGCGGCAAATACCGCTAAAGCGTTTAACGAAGCGTTGCCGCTGACCGGCGTGGTGCTGACCAAAGTTGACGGCGACGCTCGCGGCGGCGCGGCGCTCTCTATTCGTCATATCACCGGTAAGCCGATCAAATTCCTTGGCGTGGGCGAGAAAACCGACGCGCTGGAGCCGTTCCATCCGGATCGTATCGCCTCGCGTATTCTCGGCATGGGCGACGTACTGTCGCTTATCGAAGATATCGAAAGCAAAGTTGACCGCGCGCAGGCTGAAAAGCTGGCGACCAAACTGAAGAAAGGCGACGGTTTCGACCTGAACGACTTCCTTGAGCAGCTCAAACAGATGAAAAACATGGGCGGTATGGCCAGTCTGATGGGCAAATTACCGGGCATGGGCCAGATTCCGGACAACGTCAAATCGCAGATGGACGATAAGGTGTTAGTGCGCATGGAGGCGATCATCAACTCAATGACGCTGAAAGAGCGCGCCAAGCCGGAAATCATCAAAGGTTCCCGCAAGCGTCGTATCGCGCAGGGCTGTGGGATGCAGGTGCAGGACGTTAACCGCCTTCTGAAACAGTTCGACGACATGCAGCGCATGATGAAGAAAATGAAGAAGGGCGGGATGGCGAAGATGATGAGAGGTATGAAAGGGATGATGCCGCCTGGTTTTCCTGGACGCTAATTTTTGGCCTGGCTCGCTTGCTATTTCGGCACCGGGGTGTGCTCGCCATCCTCACGTACTGCGTGTACGTTGCGGTGGCTGCGCGCACGCCGGCACCGAACTCGCTGCGCCGCCGACGGCCTTCTACAGCAGAGTTATTAACTGCTGATTGCAATTTCCCCAGAAATCAGTAAAATTTTCGGGCTTTTAATATGACGCCGGGCTCCGTTCCTCGATGGGGCCCGGTTGTTTTATTCACACAAGAGGATGTTATGGTAACTATTCGTTTAGCTCGTCACGGCGCTAAAAAGCGTCCGTTCTACCAGGTTGTTGTCACCGACAGCCGTAATGCACGCAACGGTCGCTTCATTGAGCGCGTTGGTTTCTTCAACCCAATCGCTAGCGAAAAAGAAGAAGGCACCCGCCTGGATCTGGATCGCATCGCTCACTGGGTTGGCCAGGGCGCAACCATTTCCGATCGCGTTGCGGCGCTGATCAAAGAAGTAAAAAAAGCAGCTTAATCTGTCACGGTGGTCATGATGAGCAAGCAACTCGCCGCACAAGTACCCGCTGAACCGGTTGTACTGGGGAAAATGGGTTCTTCATACGGTATCCGTGGTTGGCTCAGAGTGTTTTCCTCCACTGAAGACGCCGAAAGCATTTTTGACTATCAGCCCTGGTTTATCCAGAAGGCGGGTCAGTGGCAGCAGGTACAGTTGGAAAGCTGGAAGCACCACAATCAGGATCTGATCATCAAGCTGAAAGGCGTTGACGATCGAGATGCCGCGAATCTTCTGACGAATTGCGAAATTGTCGTGGATTCCTCGCAACTTCCTGCGCTTGAGGAGGGAGACTACTACTGGAAAGACCTGATGGGCTGCCAGGTAGTCACCGCTGAAGGCTACGATCTCGGTAAAGTTATCGACATGATGGAAACCGGATCGAATGATGTTCTCGTCATTAAGGCGAACCTGAAAGATGCATTTGGTATCAAGGAACGACTAGTACCGTTCCTCGATGGGCAGGTTATCAAGAAAGTCGATCTCGCTACTCGTACTATCGAAGTAGATTGGGATCCTGGTTTTTAAACCACCGGATAAACGGTAATAAATGGCATTTATACGCAAAATCATTCAAATTGCGTCAAGGCGGCAACTGAGTGAATCGCCACGAGCTTACTTAAGTAAGTGACTGGTGTGAGCGAAGGCAGCCAACACAGACGCGGTTTGAAGGATGAAGTGTATGAGGGGATTGGCTTGTGTTTATAGGTATCGTTAGCCTGTTTCCTGAAATGTTTCGCGCAATTACCGATTACGGGGTAACTGGCCGGGCAGTAAAAAAAGGCCTGCTGAACGTCCAAAGCTGGAGTCCTCGCGACTTCGCGCATGACCGGCACCGTACCGTGGACTCCCGTCCTTACGGCGGCGGACCGGGGATGTTAATGATGGTACAACCTTTACGGGATGCCATTCATGCAGCAAAAGCCGCGGCAGGTGAAGGCGCTAAAGTGATTTATCTGTCGCCTCAGGGACGCAAGCTTGATCAAGCGGGCGTTAGTGAGCTGGCCACGAATCAGAAGCTCATTCTGGTGTGTGGTCGCTACGAAGGTGTAGATGAGCGCGTAATTCAGACCGAAATTGACGAAGAATGGTCAATTGGCGATTACGTTCTCAGCGGTGGCGAACTGCCGGCAATGACGCTGATTGACTCCGTCGCCCGGTTTATACCGGGGGTTCTGGGGCATGAGGCATCAGCAATCGAAGATTCGTTTGCTGATGGGTTGCTGGATTGTCCGCACTATACGCGCCCTGAAGTGTTAGAGGGGATGGAAGTACCGCCAGTATTGCTGTCGGGAAACCATGCTGAGATACGTCGCTGGCGTTTGAAACAGTCGCTGGGCCGAACCTGGCTTAGAAGACCTGAACTTCTGGAAAACCTGGCTCTGACTGAAGAGCAAGCAAGGCTGCTGGCAGAGTTCAAAACAGAACACGCGCAACAGCAGCATAAACATGATGGGATGGCATAGGCCCCCGAATATCAGTTTACCCAGGATAAGAGATTAAATTATGAGCAATATTATTAAGCAACTTGAACAAGAGCAGATGAAGCAGAACGTACCTTCCTTCCGTCCGGGCGATACCGTGGAAGTGAAAGTATGGGTTGTTGAAGGTACCAAGAAACGTCTGCAGGCATTCGAGGGCGTGGTTATCGCTATTCGTAACCGCGGTCTGCACTCTGCATTCACTGTTCGTAAAATTTCCAACGGCGAAGGCGTTGAGCGTGTCTTCCAGACTCACTCTCCGGTAGTTGACAGCATTGCTGTTAAACGTCGTGGTGCTGTTCGTAAAGCTAAACTGTACTACCTGCGTGAGCGTACTGGTAAAGCGGCTCGTATCAAAGAGCGTCTTAACTAATCACGCGTTTTCGCAACATCCGAAAGCTTGTAGAAAACAAGGGGCTGGCATTATGCTGGCCCCTTTTTTCTAGGTTGCTCCACTTCGTAGAAGGCTGCATGATTAGGTTGGGTCTGTGATCTCAACGCTGAGTCAGAAACGGCCTGGCTTGCTCCTTAGTTTAGCGAGCGTTCCGTACGCCGGTGTTTAGCCTGATACATATTTCGATCGGCCAGTTCTTGTAGTTTTTCGGCAGTGGTATGTTCCCATGTCAGCGCAAAGCCAATACTCAGGGTCATCGTTATCCGCTGGCCGTTATGTAGTTCAAAAGGTCGATTAAACGACTGGGATAGCGCCGCGCAAATACGTTGTACTTCATACTCCGAATGTACACCGTAAAGCACCATCGCAAATTCATCGCCGCCGAGTCGGTAAGTCTGATAACGGCTACCACCGAATTCCGTTAACCTTTTGGCAACCTCTATAAGTACGCGGTCGCCTGCCGCATGTCCCCAGGTATCGTTAATATATTTAAAGTTATCACCATCCAGAAATAACAATGCCGAACTGCTACGAGCGGAATTATCCTTCATCAGCGCGTTAATACAGCTACGAAATGCCGCACGATTGGCAAGCCCCGTCAGCGGATCGTGCAGCGCGGTACGCAGTAGCTGTGCATTTTTAGCCTGGAGCCGTAGCTGCCACTCTTCCATCTCATCCAGAAGGCTATTGAAATCCTGCGCAAAAAGGTGAAATTCCGCAATACGCTCATCAGGTACCCGGCGTGAAAAATTCCGGTTAGTGCGAACGTCGTGTACAACTTCAGTAATATTTTGCAGCGCATCCACAACGCCATTGTGCAAATAACGCGTGAGCAGCAGGGCAATTCCGGATGCCAGCAGAATACATCCTGTCAGCACTGCCAGCGATAGCCAGATAAAATGACCAATAAGGTTGTCGCGGGCGACAAGCCGCACTTCGCCGATGGCCCTACCGTTGTGCCAGACTGGTTGCGATACCGGCAATGGAAAAAGCCAGTGGCTAATTAAACCGATGAGCTTATCGTCTGCGGCTCGCGCATCATAGCGCCATGAGGCGATGATGCGGCCATTTTTATCGCGGACCTCCGCCGCTGAAAATTGTCCCTGGCGTCCCAGTGTGGCGAGCGTTTCCGCTGCGGCCGCGTTATCGGAAAATACCAGCGCCGCTTCAAGGCTATGGGTCATTGTGGCTGCGGTCAAATCGAGATTTTTTTGCGCATACTGTTTGAACGTAAGGACAGACGCAACGCAAATTAATAACCAGATCAATGTCATTGTGAGCAGCACGCTGATTATACTAATCCGCCGTAGTGTGCGTTTAAATGTTGGTCTGGACAGAGAAGATTCCTTATTCATGCTTTTGATTCCGTGCAAGCATTAATACTTCTGGATTTACTCTCACGCCGCTACGCGAAAGGGAGTCCAGATTGACGGAAAATTTGACTTCATCATTGTTAATGATCAGACAAAATGCGCTGCCAATAATACATTCGGTATTTTGTTCGGCAATTAATAGCAAGGCATTAACTGGATAATGACGTGTTAATTCCACCTGATAAGATGGCGATTCATTGCCAAAGTAAAAACCATCACAGCGAGCGCTCAGAGCTTCTTGCGTTGTACGGATGACAAGAGGTTGATAAGGGAAAGCCCAGCCAGCCTCTTCGCTAAGTATCCTGGCAAAACGTGCAGATGAAAATATGCATAGCCTTGGCGGCCCGGATAATGCCGGCCAATGTGTATAACTGACGATACCGGAGACGGTGGCGCGTACGGATTTCTCTTCTTCCGTGACGCGTTGAGCAGACAGAGGCAAGCTTGCTAATAATAGCGATAACAGAAGGATAAAGCGGTGAGAAAAACGCATTAACAAGTCCCCACCACCTTCAGTCGTAAAGCATTCAAATACATCCGTGATTGTTTGTAGCAAAATAACATTATTTTTCCATATCGTCATTATGTCTTATTGATAATATGAATGACTTAAGTGATATCCCTAATATTAAATTTTTGTGATAACGGTATTAATCACCGTATATCAGAAAGTAAAATTATGCGTGCGGAGAAAAAATAATCAAAAAAACGGCGGGCATTGCTCATTTTACCGCTTTTTCCGGGCAGGAAACAAAATGATTTATGCTGAGTGTAAAAATTTTTATACGAAATAATCTGTTTTAATCTGCAATCACGCGATGTGTAAAGTTTTTTTTACGTAATATGGATTGAAATCTTTACTTTTTGTGGTATGGTTTAAACATCCTCGTGGAGGATCAACTATCGCAAACAAGAAAAGACAGGATCGCCATCATGCAAAAAGACGCGCTGAATAACGTACGTATCACCGATGAACAGGTATTAATGACGCCGGAGCAGCTTAAAGCGGCCTTTCCGTTGAGCCTGGCGCAGGAAGCGCAGATAGCGCAGTCCCGAGGAATCATTTCTGACATAATTGCCGGGCGCGATCCGCGTCTGTTGGTAGTATGCGGTCCTTGTTCTATTCACGATCCTGAAACCGCTCTGGAATATGCCCGTCGATTTAAAGCCCTTGCCGCAGAGGTCAGCGATAGCCTCTATCTGGTAATGCGCGTCTATTTTGAAAAGCCGCGGACTACCGTCGGCTGGAAGGGGCTGATTAACGATCCTCACATGGATGGCTCATTTGATGTGGAAGCCGGGTTGAAAATAGCGCGTCAGTTACTGGTGGAACTGTTGAATATGGGGTTGCCATTGGCGACCGAAGCGTTGGATCCGAACAGCCCGCAATACCTGGGCGATCTGTTTAGCTGGTCGGCGATAGGCGCGCGTACAACCGAATCGCAAACCCACCGCGAAATGGCGTCCGGTCTTTCTATGCCGGTCGGCTTTAAAAACGGCACGGACGGCAGCCTGGCGACAGCGATTAACGCCATGCGCGCCGCTGCGCAACCCCACCGTTTTGTTGGTATTAACCAGGCCGGTCAGGTTGCGTTATTGCAAACCCAGGGAAATCCGCATGGCCATGTGATTCTGCGTGGCGGCAAAGCGCCAAACTATAGCCCGGCAGATGTCGCTCAGTGTGAAAAAGAGATGGAACAGGCGGGACTACGTCTTTCGCTGATGGTAGATTGCAGTCATGGTAACTCCAATAAAGATTATCGCCGCCAGCCAGCCGTTGCCGAATCTGTGGTCGCGCAGATTAAAGATGGCAATCGTTCAATTATTGGCTTAATGATTGAAAGTAATATTCATGAGGGTAACCAGTCTTCCGAACAGCCGCGCAGCGAAATGAAGTATGGCGTTTCCGTCACCGATGCTTGTATTAGCTGGGAAATGACCGATGCCCTGTTGCGTGAGATTCATAAAGATTTGAGCGGCCAACTGGCGGTGCGTGTCGCATAAGAGGTTGTTATGGTTGCTGAATTGACCGCGTTACGCGATCAAATAGATGATGTCGATAAAGCGTTGCTGAATTTACTGGCTAAGCGCCTGGAATTGGTTGCCGAAGTCGGCGAGGTGAAAAGCCGTTTTGGCCTGCCTATTTACGTGCCGGAGCGTGAGGCCTCTATGCTGGCTTCGCGACGGGCGGAAGCAGAAGCAATCGGTGTCCCGCCCGATCTCATTGAAGATGTTCTGCGCCGGGTAATGCGTGAATCTTACTCCAGCGAAAATGATAAGGGGTTCAAAACGCTTTGTCCTTCTCTACGCCCGGTTGTCATTGTGGGCGGCGGCGGACAGATGGGGCGTCTGTTTGAAAAAATGCTCACGTTGTCGGGCTATCAGGTCCGTATTCTGGAACAGCAGGACTGGCCGCGCGCCAGGGACATTGTCGCCGATGCCGGAATGGTGATCGTCAGCGTGCCGATTCATGCAACTGAACAGGTCATAGCCCAACTGCCACGCCTGCCGTCCGACTGTATTCTGGTCGATCTGGCATCGGTGAAAAGCGGCCCGTTGCAGGCAATGTTGGCGGCCCATGATGGCCCTGTACTGGGCTTGCATCCAATGTTTGGTCCGGACAGCGGGAGCCTGGCGAAGCAGGTGGTGGTCTGGTGTGATGGGCGCCAACCGGAAGCGTATCAGTGGTTCCTTGAGCAAATCCAGGTTTGGGGCGCGCGGTTGCACCGAATTAGCGCTGTCGAGCACGATCAGAACATGGCTTTTATCCAGGCGCTGCGCCACTTTGCTACCTTCGCTTATGGGCTGCATCTGGCGGAAGAGAACGTCCAGCTTGAGCAGCTTCTGGCGCTATCATCGCCAATTTATCGACTGGAACTGGCGATGGTCGGGCGTCTGTTCGCCCAGGACCCGCAACTGTATGCGGATATTATTATGTCTTCGGAGCGCAATCTGGCGCTTATCAAGCGCTACTATAAACGTTTTGGCGATGCGATCGGTTTACTGGAGCAGGGCGATAAGCAGGCTTTTATCGACAGTTTTCGCAAAGTTGAACACTGGTTTGGCGATTATGCCAGACATTTCCAGAATGAAAGCCGTGTGTTATTGCGTCAGGCGAATGACAGCCGACAATAGTGATGACATCTATACTGAAAGCCAGCTTTGCTGGCTTTTTTCGTTTAAGGAACCGTTATGACTACGCCGCACGTTTTATTTGATTATGTTGGGCATTTACCAGAATGCCCCACATGGAGCGAAGATGAAAGCGCGCTGTATTGGGCCGATATCCTGGAACAGGAGATCCATCGTTACCATCCGGCGAGCGGGGCGCATAGCGTGCTGGCGTTTCCGGAGGAGGTGGGA
Proteins encoded in this window:
- the ppnK gene encoding NAD kinase, translated to MEQQIAHELQLKNVPTGTLAEIGQQADLAVVVGGDGNMLGAARTLARYDINVIGINRGNLGFLTDLDPDNALQQLSDVLEGRYLSEKRFLLEAQVCQQDRQKRISTAINEVVLHPGKVAHMIEFEVYIDETFAFSQRSDGLIISTPTGSTAYSLSAGGPILTPSLDAITLVPMFPHTLSARPLVINSSSTIRLRFSHRRSDLEISCDSQIALPIQEGEDVLIRRCDYHLNLIHPKDYSYFNTLSTKLGWSKKLF
- the recN gene encoding DNA repair protein codes for the protein MLAQLTISNFAIVRELEIDFQSGMTVITGETGAGKSIAIDALGLCLGGRAEADMVRTGATRADLCARFALKDTPAALRWLEENQLEEGRECLLRRVISSDGRSRGFINGTAVPLSQLRELGQLLIQIHGQHAHQQLTKSEQQKSLLDSYANEAALAQQMAARYQLWHQSCRDLAHHQQQSQERAARAELLQYQLKELNDFNPQAGEFEQIDEEYKRLANSGQLLTTSQNALALLADGEDVNLQSQLYSAKQLVGELVGMDSKLSGILDMLEEATIQLTEASDELRHYCERLDLDPNRLFELEQRIAKQISLARKHHVSPEALPQLYQALLEEQQQLDDQADSLETLTLAVNKHHQQALETAQALHQQRQFYAQELGQLITESMHLLSMPHGLFTIDVKFDEHHLSNDGADRVEFKVTTNPGQPLQPIAKVASGGELSRIALAIQVITARKMETPALIFDEVDVGISGPTAAVVGKLLRQLGESTQVMCVTHLPQVAGCGHQHFFVSKETDGAMTETHMQPLDKRARLQELARLLGGSEVTRNTLANAKELLAA
- the yfjD gene encoding Hemolysins-related protein containing CBS domains: MVVISAYFSGSETGMMTLNRYRLRHMAKQGNRSAKRVEKLLRKPDRLISLVLIGNNLVNILASALGTIVGMRLYGDAGVAIATGVLTFVVLIFAEVLPKTIAALYPEKVAYPSSFLLAPLQILMMPLVWLLNTITRLLMRLMGIKTDIVVSGSLSKEELRTIVHESRSQISRRNQDMLLSVLDLEKVSVDDIMVPRNEIIGIDINDDWKSIERQLTHSPHGRIVLYRDSLDDAISMLRVREAWRLMAEKKEFTKEMMLRAADEIYYVPEGTPLSTQLIKFQRNKKKVGLVVNEYGDIQGLVTVEDILEEIVGDFTTSMSPTLAEEVTPQNDGSVIIDGTANVREINKAFNWHLPEDDARTVNGVILEALEEIPVAGTRVRIEQYDIDILDVQENMIKQVKVVPVKPLRESVAE
- the rpsP gene encoding 30S ribosomal protein S16, with amino-acid sequence MVTIRLARHGAKKRPFYQVVVTDSRNARNGRFIERVGFFNPIASEKEEGTRLDLDRIAHWVGQGATISDRVAALIKEVKKAA
- the corE gene encoding cytochrome c-type biogenesis heme exporter protein C, translating into MPVFALLALVAYSFSLALIVPGLLQKNNGWRRMAILSAVIALVCHAVALESRILPGGDSGQNLSLLNVGSLVSLMICTVMTVVASRNRGWLLLPIVYAFALINLAFATFMPNEYITHLEATPGMMVHIGLSLFSYATLIIAALYALQLAWIDYQLKNKKLAFSNEMPPLMSIERKMFHITQIGVVLLTLTLCTGLFYMHNLFSMENIDKAVLSIVAWFVYIVLLWGHYHEGWRGRRVVWFNVAGAGILTLAYFGSRILQQFVS
- the grpE gene encoding heat shock protein GrpE — translated: MCRECGGMTRMPHNADTLEMIIHFSEVLVAKIDDNVSASLETLNLIPIISEVSEMNAKKNAEKFMSSKEQKTPEGQAPEEIIMDQHEEVEAVEPNDSAEQVDPRDEKIANLEVQLAEAQTRERDTVLRIKAEMENLRRRTEQDIEKAHKFALEKFVNELLPVIDSLDRALEVADKANPDMTAMVEGIELTLKSMLDVVRKFGVEVVAETNVPLDPNVHQAIAMVESEEVPAGNVLGIMQKGYTLNGRTIRAAMVTVAKAKG
- the ffh gene encoding signal recognition particle protein — its product is MFDNLTDRLSRTLRNISGRGRLTEDNVKETLREVRMALLEADVALPVVREFINRVKEKAVGHEVNKSLTPGQEFVKIVRSELVAAMGEENQTLNLAAQPPAVVLMAGLQGAGKTTSVGKLGKFLREKHKKKVLVVSADVYRPAAIKQLETLAEQVGVDFFPSDVGQKPVDIVNAALKEAKLKFYDVLLVDTAGRLHVDEAMMDEIKQVHASINPVETLFVVDAMTGQDAANTAKAFNEALPLTGVVLTKVDGDARGGAALSIRHITGKPIKFLGVGEKTDALEPFHPDRIASRILGMGDVLSLIEDIESKVDRAQAEKLATKLKKGDGFDLNDFLEQLKQMKNMGGMASLMGKLPGMGQIPDNVKSQMDDKVLVRMEAIINSMTLKERAKPEIIKGSRKRRIAQGCGMQVQDVNRLLKQFDDMQRMMKKMKKGGMAKMMRGMKGMMPPGFPGR